A region of Deinococcus rubellus DNA encodes the following proteins:
- a CDS encoding vWA domain-containing protein has product MTAHARITRYSKFESELDELESSELMQMIQEALLGQGMNDPYDPDPNARPSMDDLFDAILNALAERNLIPEDMLAEAMQGEGEIQDSRLGQQIQKMVDKLQQDGFIRKEFDEDGEGGGAGQSGESKFQLTDKSIDFLGYKSLRDLMGGMGRSSAGAHDTRDYSSGIDMMGELKSYEFGDTLNLDTTATLSNVIAKGLENAEQEDLVVRQSEYSSSAATVVLLDCSHSMILYGEDRFTPAKQVALALAHLIRTQYPGDTLKFVLFHDSAEEVPLSKLAQAQIGPYHTNTAGGLRLAQQLLKRENKDMKQIVMITDGKPSALTLPDGRIYKNAYGLDPYVLGATLREVANCRRSGIQVNTFMLARDPDLVSFVRRVSEMTRGKAYFTTPQNIGQYVLMDYMSNKTKVVN; this is encoded by the coding sequence ATGACCGCACACGCCCGCATCACCCGTTACAGCAAATTTGAAAGCGAACTCGACGAACTGGAAAGCAGCGAACTGATGCAGATGATTCAGGAAGCGCTGCTGGGCCAGGGCATGAACGACCCCTACGACCCCGACCCCAATGCCCGGCCCAGCATGGACGACCTGTTCGACGCCATTCTCAACGCGCTGGCCGAACGCAACCTGATTCCCGAGGACATGCTGGCCGAGGCCATGCAGGGCGAGGGCGAGATTCAGGACTCGAGGCTCGGCCAGCAGATTCAGAAGATGGTGGACAAGCTCCAGCAAGACGGCTTTATCCGCAAGGAATTCGACGAGGACGGCGAGGGCGGCGGTGCGGGTCAGAGCGGCGAGAGCAAGTTCCAGCTCACCGACAAGAGCATCGACTTCCTGGGCTACAAGTCCCTGCGTGATCTGATGGGCGGGATGGGGCGCAGCAGCGCCGGGGCGCACGACACCCGCGACTACTCGTCGGGCATCGACATGATGGGCGAACTCAAGAGCTACGAGTTCGGCGACACCCTCAACCTCGACACCACCGCCACCCTGAGCAACGTGATCGCCAAGGGGCTGGAAAACGCCGAGCAGGAAGATCTGGTGGTGCGCCAGAGCGAGTACAGTTCCTCGGCGGCCACAGTGGTGCTGCTCGACTGCTCACACTCGATGATCCTCTACGGCGAGGACCGCTTCACGCCCGCCAAGCAGGTCGCCCTGGCACTGGCCCACCTGATTCGCACCCAGTACCCCGGCGACACCCTAAAATTCGTGCTGTTTCACGACAGCGCTGAGGAAGTGCCGCTGTCCAAGCTGGCCCAAGCGCAGATCGGGCCGTACCACACCAACACGGCGGGCGGGCTGCGGCTGGCCCAGCAGCTTCTCAAGCGCGAGAACAAGGACATGAAGCAGATCGTGATGATCACCGACGGCAAGCCCAGTGCGCTGACTTTGCCCGACGGACGCATCTACAAGAATGCCTACGGCCTTGACCCCTACGTGCTGGGCGCGACGTTGCGCGAGGTCGCCAACTGCCGCCGCAGCGGCATTCAGGTCAACACCTTCATGCTGGCCCGCGACCCCGATCTGGTGAGCTTCGTGCGCCGCGTCTCGGAGATGACGCGCGGCAAGGCGTACTTCACCACGCCGCAGAACATCGGCCAGTATGTCTTGATGGACTACATGAGCAACAAGACCAAAGTCGTGAACTGA
- the lpdA gene encoding dihydrolipoyl dehydrogenase yields MTNNMDFDILIIGAGPGGYHAAIRAAQLGLKVACVEKEYLGGVCLNVGCIPTKALLHAGDELAASKHAAEFGLTFSDTKLDIGKLNKWKDGIVTKLTGGVGGLFKANKVTHLVGEAVFVDAHSIKVGDRTYTASNFIIATGSEPAKLPGLEVDQQSIVDSTGALVIPDPVPARMLCVGGGVIGFEFSHIYNNMGSQVKIIEFLPDVIPGADRGAVAAFRKSMEKQGIEVQTQTKANKAEKQPDGTLKVELEDVKTGEKRTETYDRVLVAVGRRPRSAGLNLEGLGIATERGFVTVNSKMQTNIPHIYAIGDVAGNPMLAHKAMKEGLVAAEVIAGEPAEMDPVAIPGVVYTSPELAWVGLTEEEAVAKGYKIKTGQFPFAASGRAMTLQSTDGFVKMITEEGTDLVLGVHIVGPHASDMLGEASLGLEMAATAGDIALTIHAHPTLGESVLEAAEAVHKQAIHIVNR; encoded by the coding sequence ATGACCAACAACATGGACTTTGACATCCTGATCATCGGCGCTGGCCCCGGCGGGTACCACGCGGCCATCCGCGCCGCGCAGCTCGGCCTCAAGGTGGCCTGCGTGGAAAAGGAATATCTGGGTGGAGTGTGCCTCAATGTCGGCTGCATTCCTACCAAGGCACTGCTGCACGCGGGCGACGAACTGGCCGCCAGCAAGCACGCCGCCGAGTTCGGCCTGACCTTCTCGGACACCAAACTGGATATTGGCAAGCTGAATAAATGGAAAGACGGCATCGTCACCAAGCTGACCGGCGGCGTCGGCGGGCTGTTCAAGGCCAACAAGGTCACGCATCTGGTCGGCGAGGCCGTCTTCGTGGACGCCCACAGCATCAAGGTGGGCGACAGGACCTACACCGCCAGTAACTTCATCATCGCCACCGGCTCGGAACCGGCCAAACTGCCGGGCCTGGAGGTGGATCAGCAGAGCATCGTGGACAGTACCGGGGCGCTCGTCATTCCCGACCCGGTTCCGGCGCGGATGCTGTGCGTCGGCGGCGGCGTCATCGGCTTCGAGTTCTCGCACATTTACAACAACATGGGCAGCCAGGTCAAGATCATCGAGTTCCTGCCGGACGTGATTCCGGGGGCCGACAGAGGCGCGGTCGCGGCCTTTCGCAAGTCGATGGAAAAGCAGGGCATCGAGGTGCAGACCCAGACAAAGGCCAACAAGGCCGAGAAGCAGCCCGACGGCACGCTGAAGGTGGAACTGGAAGACGTGAAGACCGGCGAGAAGCGCACGGAAACCTACGACCGGGTGCTGGTCGCGGTGGGCCGCCGTCCGCGCAGCGCGGGGCTGAATCTGGAAGGGCTGGGCATCGCCACCGAGCGCGGCTTTGTCACCGTCAACAGCAAGATGCAGACGAACATTCCGCACATCTACGCCATCGGCGACGTGGCGGGCAACCCGATGCTGGCCCACAAGGCCATGAAGGAAGGACTGGTGGCCGCCGAGGTCATCGCGGGCGAACCCGCCGAGATGGACCCGGTGGCGATTCCCGGCGTCGTGTATACCTCGCCCGAACTGGCCTGGGTGGGCCTGACCGAAGAGGAAGCCGTCGCCAAGGGTTACAAGATCAAGACCGGACAGTTTCCGTTTGCCGCCTCGGGCCGCGCCATGACCTTGCAGTCCACCGACGGCTTCGTGAAGATGATTACCGAGGAAGGCACCGATCTGGTGCTGGGCGTACACATCGTGGGACCACACGCTTCCGACATGCTCGGCGAGGCCAGCCTGGGACTGGAGATGGCCGCCACCGCCGGGGACATCGCCCTGACCATCCACGCCCACCCCACCCTGGGCGAGAGCGTGCTGGAGGCGGCCGAAGCGGTGCACAAGCAGGCCATTCACATCGTCAACCGCTGA
- a CDS encoding carboxylesterase family protein yields MHSSSLIYAFQTPIPGLGDPVQFSAAQRDLSDSFGGVWAAFVKTGNLNWSAFDASCANVQVFMSSGV; encoded by the coding sequence GTGCATTCCAGCAGCCTCATCTACGCCTTCCAGACGCCGATTCCCGGCCTGGGCGACCCGGTGCAGTTCTCGGCAGCCCAGCGCGACTTGTCGGACAGCTTCGGCGGCGTGTGGGCGGCCTTCGTCAAGACAGGGAATCTGAACTGGTCAGCCTTCGACGCCAGCTGCGCCAATGTGCAGGTGTTCATGTCCAGCGGCGTGTAG
- a CDS encoding DUF7927 domain-containing protein has translation MPAGTQIVNQATGNYKDLLAGDQISQSNIVRTSISPVCSVSVVAGAQVLGYQPGSPLAFAFTVSNTGNDPYVFDLQGKTTPALGAVRLYRDAAPLGSRGAGDVLLPAPEQLSLNAGEAQSLLLEVDVPANASGQISGLLSAACPNGGTATTGQQTAQPSAQLELSKSFSAASVQSNGDVTVTLRAVNTGEFDAQNVVVEDLFEQSLNAGNKNFELVAGSAAPTLGYEQVASGVRWRVPLLARQQALSFSFQLRTLPGAKVGQLINQATAQGQDAQGNALSTAQAQATIAVRPPAQIALGPAKNAQAAPGGEGSASDRQSQSDILQNQQVCFEHELQNLGPDPDNLSVVADAGAPNTVFRTLGGAAQVFPVRLASNQTAAFLACYSPVGNQPFEARLTATSTAQTQSNSTTDAVLSFVIPGVALGPVNAPEALELSGDDTQSQSQAIVGKPNCFEQTLKNTGTNSDSYTISTRQVWNTATTEIKVQQPLNLASGASVTFTVCFTPLQPGPLEVLLIATSKYGPSNLTRDRILNVVLPQIALGPIGNPQANPGGEGSTDDLQVRDNGLLNQRLCFSQTVSNLAAVPDQLSISGVINLGSAELTLENLDGSALVQPIALAAAAQPGDHLDFRVCVTPSASAEGAAALQLTLKATSELGAAPNATRDQVSRLYSGLPRLTKVVDQASGTPVAQGHRLTYSLKSENPFPFALAQITVQDTLSDYLDPATLEISDGGRLEGKTVIWTLDHLDPQSARTLTVSAKVKQDAPDGVLVVNRFVFSSREVQTPTPSNDVESLIWSATLTLDKRSDSAQVDIGGELGWTLHIHNTSKNAALINLMLNDTLPTGLTFVPGSAKLDGQPLADPMIQNQMLRFSLPTPIQANATVTLTFRTRVGVDSPEVIINSAQVEGKGQNTLTAALTAVASNVAKSQAVRINPRVFAPRGELLGRVYLDLNGDAAFTFGKDLPLANARLILADGRSVLTDKEGRYHFQSLPEGMWGLRLDPNSVPFIPERDVNDGGLLGSRNMSVFALTVADFPLEKPQGEIYAERVTTLQVGNAVLGKSMLQIGLNIFQVTLSLQTPQALSQLHILDPLPTGARMTDGASDLRLDVPAGQQQWRYTFEWSGKALPALTDPQMDWRYP, from the coding sequence GTGCCTGCCGGAACACAGATCGTCAACCAGGCCACTGGCAATTACAAAGACCTGCTGGCCGGTGACCAGATCAGCCAGTCCAACATCGTCAGAACCAGCATCTCACCGGTGTGCAGTGTTTCGGTGGTGGCAGGCGCCCAAGTACTGGGCTATCAGCCGGGCAGCCCGCTGGCCTTTGCCTTCACTGTCAGCAACACCGGCAATGACCCCTACGTCTTCGACCTTCAGGGTAAAACCACCCCAGCACTGGGCGCGGTTCGGCTTTACCGCGACGCTGCACCACTGGGCAGCCGAGGTGCGGGTGACGTTTTGTTACCTGCGCCTGAGCAACTCAGCCTGAATGCCGGTGAAGCCCAATCGCTGCTGCTCGAAGTCGATGTGCCCGCCAATGCCAGCGGCCAGATCAGCGGCCTCCTCAGCGCGGCCTGCCCGAACGGTGGCACGGCAACCACCGGACAGCAAACCGCCCAGCCCAGCGCACAGCTGGAGCTGTCCAAGAGCTTTTCTGCCGCCTCGGTGCAGTCCAACGGCGACGTGACAGTAACCCTGCGGGCTGTGAACACCGGCGAATTTGACGCTCAGAACGTGGTCGTCGAAGACCTCTTCGAGCAGAGTCTCAACGCTGGAAACAAGAACTTTGAGCTGGTGGCAGGCAGCGCCGCTCCCACCCTCGGCTATGAGCAGGTCGCCTCGGGTGTGCGCTGGCGGGTGCCGCTGCTGGCACGTCAGCAGGCCCTGAGCTTCAGCTTTCAGCTGCGTACCTTGCCCGGCGCAAAGGTCGGTCAGCTGATCAACCAGGCCACGGCGCAGGGCCAGGATGCCCAGGGCAATGCGCTTTCCACTGCTCAGGCGCAGGCCACCATCGCCGTGCGTCCACCGGCGCAGATTGCGCTGGGGCCAGCCAAAAACGCCCAGGCGGCTCCCGGCGGCGAGGGCAGCGCCTCAGACCGGCAAAGCCAGAGTGACATCCTGCAAAATCAGCAGGTCTGCTTTGAACATGAACTGCAAAACCTCGGCCCCGACCCCGATAACCTGAGTGTCGTGGCGGACGCGGGCGCACCAAATACCGTGTTTCGTACTCTCGGCGGCGCAGCGCAGGTGTTTCCGGTGCGGTTGGCCTCCAACCAGACCGCCGCGTTCCTGGCCTGCTACAGCCCCGTTGGCAACCAGCCGTTCGAGGCCCGCTTGACGGCGACCAGCACGGCCCAGACTCAGTCCAACTCGACCACCGACGCCGTGCTGAGTTTTGTGATACCGGGCGTGGCCCTCGGCCCGGTGAATGCGCCAGAAGCGCTGGAACTGAGCGGGGACGATACCCAGAGCCAGTCCCAAGCTATCGTGGGCAAGCCAAACTGCTTTGAGCAGACCCTCAAGAACACCGGCACCAATTCAGACAGCTACACCATCAGTACCAGGCAGGTTTGGAACACGGCCACCACCGAGATCAAGGTGCAGCAGCCCCTGAATCTGGCTTCCGGCGCAAGCGTGACCTTTACAGTGTGTTTCACCCCGCTGCAACCCGGTCCACTGGAAGTGCTGCTGATTGCCACCTCGAAGTATGGCCCGTCCAACCTCACCCGTGACCGCATTCTGAATGTGGTGTTGCCGCAAATCGCACTCGGGCCCATTGGGAATCCGCAGGCCAACCCCGGGGGCGAGGGCAGTACCGATGACCTGCAGGTGCGTGACAACGGCCTTCTCAACCAGCGTCTGTGCTTCTCTCAGACCGTCAGCAACCTGGCCGCCGTGCCAGATCAGCTCAGTATCAGCGGCGTGATTAATCTGGGCAGCGCCGAACTGACCCTTGAAAACCTTGACGGCAGCGCCTTGGTTCAGCCTATCGCGCTCGCCGCCGCCGCTCAGCCGGGAGACCACCTCGATTTCCGCGTCTGTGTCACGCCCAGCGCTTCAGCAGAAGGCGCGGCGGCCCTGCAACTGACCTTGAAGGCCACCTCAGAACTGGGCGCAGCGCCCAATGCCACCCGCGATCAGGTGAGCCGCCTTTACAGTGGCCTGCCACGTCTGACCAAAGTGGTGGATCAGGCCAGCGGCACCCCGGTGGCCCAGGGCCACCGGCTGACCTACAGCCTCAAGTCCGAGAATCCCTTCCCCTTCGCGCTCGCGCAGATCACGGTGCAGGACACGCTCAGCGACTACCTCGACCCGGCCACCCTGGAGATCTCTGACGGTGGCCGCTTGGAAGGCAAGACGGTCATCTGGACGCTTGACCACCTCGATCCTCAGAGCGCCCGCACCCTGACGGTCAGTGCCAAAGTCAAACAGGATGCTCCCGACGGCGTGCTGGTGGTCAACCGCTTTGTCTTCAGCAGCAGAGAAGTACAGACGCCGACGCCTTCCAACGATGTGGAGAGCCTGATCTGGAGCGCGACGTTGACCCTCGATAAGCGCTCTGACAGCGCCCAGGTGGACATTGGCGGCGAGCTGGGCTGGACCCTGCACATCCACAACACTTCCAAGAACGCCGCTCTGATTAATCTGATGCTCAACGACACCCTGCCAACTGGCCTGACCTTCGTGCCAGGCAGCGCTAAACTCGACGGTCAGCCACTGGCAGATCCGATGATCCAAAACCAGATGCTGCGCTTCAGCTTGCCGACACCGATCCAGGCGAATGCCACCGTGACCCTGACGTTCCGCACCCGCGTGGGTGTCGACAGCCCCGAGGTCATCATCAACTCGGCCCAGGTTGAGGGTAAAGGCCAGAACACCCTGACCGCCGCTCTGACCGCTGTAGCTTCCAACGTCGCCAAGAGCCAGGCGGTCCGTATCAATCCGCGTGTCTTCGCGCCGCGCGGCGAGTTGCTGGGCCGGGTGTACCTCGACCTCAACGGGGACGCGGCCTTTACGTTCGGAAAGGATCTGCCGCTGGCCAATGCCCGCCTGATCCTGGCGGATGGCCGCAGCGTCCTGACTGACAAAGAGGGGCGCTACCACTTCCAGAGTTTGCCTGAGGGCATGTGGGGGTTGCGTCTCGATCCCAACTCAGTGCCGTTCATTCCGGAGCGCGACGTCAATGATGGAGGCCTGCTGGGCAGCCGCAACATGTCGGTCTTCGCGCTGACGGTTGCCGACTTCCCGCTCGAAAAGCCGCAGGGCGAGATTTATGCCGAGCGCGTCACCACACTGCAGGTCGGGAATGCTGTGCTGGGCAAGTCGATGCTGCAAATTGGCCTCAACATCTTCCAGGTCACCTTGAGCTTGCAAACGCCCCAGGCTCTGAGTCAGCTGCACATCCTCGATCCTCTGCCGACTGGGGCCAGAATGACTGATGGAGCGTCAGACTTGCGTCTTGACGTACCTGCCGGTCAGCAGCAGTGGCGCTACACCTTTGAGTGGTCTGGGAAAGCACTGCCCGCCCTGACCGATCCTCAAATGGACTGGAGATACCCATGA
- a CDS encoding beta strand repeat-containing protein has product MNRFKHLALLVGLAMGSALAAGTAPGTNIANTATASYTDPDSAAQTTSSNTVTTRVSPKGGFSITLDQTSQTTPSTGNDAGIDGTLQKLGSAGQTVVYDYTITNDGNYSDTYTLSTALAANAVTGLTAGNYTYATAPGPDGLYGTGDDVLVPVDGITLAPGASTTFHMVLKVPNSALTTQIAYADPVGKATVTNVPDNSGNNGAAFTVGLAPESNNNFQYNKITINPSAAITATKTAKNVYTTYTVGAANTPAATTYKPKVGDFIEYEITATNGSSTNAASSVTVTDTLPVGTTYTTSSFKASTGSSSNTGSTYTFTPTGGTLAASGTITIDVVVQVTALASTVAPANINNPVVNVATVNYTDPGLGAQTPVPATSGPTNVAGVGIGPIGYPTGAATGSFTATEPAPNATSLQVTRTGTGIANDGTGGPGNDLSTISSAIVNANTTTTDIIFPGTVSNIGTAADTFTFSSTVDKNKTGGTPTVTYYSDSAATVAITDTGSLAAGASFTYYVKLTLPAATPTYTGSAASPAVGLTVTATSGNNASVKDVTTDALLSTDRRSTLVGNNNNTPLDNNGAPDLTKLVQNVTPTGSAQEISYPIDLVNTGATDDTVTPVGSLNIPTVATPGGTPTNITYYLANSDGTRGALITSTVSVPAGQEVTILAVVTVPADALPTATDTGVALNQTFTSTQNGATAFNPNTTTVSALSTGDLLTIGTNNSFTFSPDDSSRITAVGSHIYSHTLTNTSANTTINGGLFTVALDNAYRTSTTPAGSGLTDSGSSLDSGTQSDFVLTYSSTLGGTYTSTLPAISTLAPGASQTLFVKVANTNSNNVGAVNDVVFQAAPTFSVGTATVQFVEDVTLVKSTGTSTDTPPATTDYALKPLKTVKTCADAACATVNDTTGATAKPGDYLQYTLVTTNNRLTAATLNKAFISDTVPTNTTFVSVSATSTQTGTILYSANGGSNWSVTAPTAATLPAVTQISVGVDTATNNSIDTNDGLDTGKTITIIFTVLVN; this is encoded by the coding sequence ATGAACAGATTCAAGCATCTTGCTCTACTCGTCGGCCTCGCCATGGGATCAGCCCTGGCCGCTGGCACTGCGCCCGGTACCAATATCGCTAACACCGCGACAGCCAGCTATACCGACCCGGACTCTGCTGCGCAGACCACCAGCTCCAATACTGTGACCACCCGGGTATCGCCCAAGGGCGGTTTCTCGATCACACTCGACCAGACCTCACAGACCACCCCGAGCACTGGCAACGACGCTGGGATCGACGGCACTCTCCAGAAACTCGGCTCGGCTGGGCAGACGGTCGTTTATGACTACACCATCACCAACGATGGTAACTACTCCGATACCTACACCCTGAGCACTGCGCTGGCCGCCAACGCTGTAACCGGCCTGACTGCTGGCAACTACACCTACGCTACCGCTCCAGGTCCCGATGGCCTCTACGGCACTGGCGATGACGTGCTGGTGCCTGTGGACGGCATTACCCTGGCTCCCGGTGCATCAACCACCTTCCATATGGTTCTGAAGGTGCCGAATAGCGCTTTGACCACGCAGATCGCCTACGCCGATCCGGTTGGTAAGGCGACGGTGACCAACGTACCCGACAATTCGGGAAACAACGGCGCGGCATTCACCGTTGGCCTGGCTCCCGAATCGAACAACAACTTCCAGTACAACAAGATCACCATCAATCCCAGCGCTGCAATTACTGCGACCAAGACCGCCAAGAACGTCTACACTACCTACACTGTTGGTGCAGCCAACACGCCTGCGGCAACGACCTACAAACCCAAAGTCGGCGACTTCATTGAGTATGAGATCACCGCGACCAACGGTTCAAGCACCAATGCTGCCAGCAGCGTCACCGTAACAGACACGCTGCCTGTCGGAACCACCTACACCACCTCCAGCTTCAAGGCGAGTACAGGCAGCTCTAGCAATACCGGCAGCACCTACACCTTTACCCCAACCGGCGGCACGCTGGCGGCCAGTGGCACCATCACGATCGATGTGGTTGTCCAGGTGACCGCGCTGGCTAGCACAGTTGCCCCCGCCAACATCAATAACCCTGTCGTCAACGTCGCCACAGTGAACTACACCGATCCTGGGCTTGGAGCACAGACACCAGTGCCTGCCACCTCCGGCCCCACCAACGTTGCGGGCGTGGGTATCGGCCCCATCGGGTATCCAACGGGCGCAGCGACCGGCTCGTTTACTGCCACTGAGCCAGCCCCCAATGCCACGAGCCTGCAAGTCACTCGCACTGGCACGGGTATCGCCAATGACGGCACCGGCGGCCCTGGCAACGATCTATCGACCATCAGTAGCGCCATCGTTAATGCCAACACCACTACCACAGACATCATCTTCCCCGGTACAGTCAGTAACATTGGCACGGCTGCCGATACCTTCACCTTCTCCTCGACTGTGGACAAGAACAAGACTGGTGGTACGCCCACCGTCACCTACTACAGCGACTCGGCAGCTACGGTAGCGATCACGGATACTGGCAGCCTGGCTGCTGGCGCAAGCTTTACCTACTACGTCAAGTTGACGCTGCCCGCTGCGACTCCCACATATACCGGCAGCGCCGCTAGCCCGGCTGTGGGCCTGACCGTCACGGCGACCTCGGGCAACAATGCCAGCGTCAAAGACGTGACCACGGACGCGCTGCTCTCCACCGATCGCCGCTCCACCCTGGTGGGTAACAACAACAACACGCCGCTGGACAACAACGGCGCACCCGATCTGACCAAGCTGGTTCAGAATGTGACGCCCACCGGCAGCGCCCAGGAAATCAGCTACCCGATCGACTTGGTGAATACTGGTGCAACTGACGATACGGTGACTCCGGTTGGCAGCTTGAACATTCCTACTGTCGCTACTCCCGGCGGCACCCCTACCAACATCACCTACTATCTGGCCAACAGCGACGGCACCAGAGGTGCACTGATTACCAGCACGGTGAGTGTGCCTGCTGGACAGGAAGTCACCATCCTGGCCGTGGTGACGGTTCCTGCCGACGCCTTGCCGACCGCCACTGACACTGGCGTGGCCCTTAACCAGACGTTCACCTCAACCCAGAACGGGGCCACAGCCTTCAATCCGAACACGACCACCGTCAGCGCTCTGAGCACAGGCGATCTGCTGACCATCGGCACCAACAACAGCTTCACCTTCTCGCCCGACGACTCCTCGCGCATCACGGCAGTCGGCTCACACATCTACTCTCACACCCTGACCAACACCAGCGCCAACACCACCATCAACGGCGGCCTGTTCACCGTGGCGCTTGACAACGCCTACAGGACCAGCACGACCCCGGCGGGTTCGGGCCTGACTGACAGTGGCTCCTCCCTCGATAGTGGCACCCAGAGCGACTTCGTTCTCACCTACTCGTCGACGCTTGGCGGCACCTACACCTCCACCCTCCCAGCCATCTCGACCCTCGCACCGGGAGCCAGCCAGACCCTGTTTGTCAAGGTGGCCAACACCAACTCCAACAATGTCGGCGCGGTCAACGACGTGGTGTTCCAGGCAGCCCCCACCTTCAGCGTGGGTACCGCCACGGTCCAGTTCGTCGAAGACGTGACCCTGGTCAAATCGACTGGCACCAGTACTGATACGCCCCCCGCGACCACCGACTACGCCCTCAAGCCGCTCAAGACTGTCAAGACCTGCGCTGACGCGGCCTGCGCCACCGTCAACGATACGACTGGTGCCACGGCCAAGCCCGGCGATTATCTCCAGTACACCCTGGTCACCACAAACAACCGCCTCACCGCCGCGACCCTCAATAAGGCCTTCATCTCCGATACGGTGCCGACCAACACCACGTTTGTCAGTGTGAGCGCCACCTCCACCCAGACGGGCACTATCCTCTACTCCGCCAATGGTGGCAGCAACTGGTCTGTCACTGCGCCGACGGCTGCGACCCTTCCAGCCGTCACCCAGATCTCCGTCGGCGTCGACACTGCTACCAACAACAGCATTGACACTAACGACGGTCTCGATACGGGCAAAACCATCACCATCATCTTTACTGTTTTAGTGAACTAA